The DNA segment ACTGTGCCGGCCGCTGCATCGAGAAAGATCCATGAGCACAATTCATAACAAGAAAACGCTCTACCTTCGCTGGCTACTGCTCCTAAGCATGGGCAGCATCGCAACGGCACAGGCCGCCAGCCAGCAAGATATCCAGCAGCTGCGCACCCTGAGCTACTCGGTGATCGACAACGTGCTGGTCTACCACAATCCACAGGGAAGACCTTTCGACAACGATAACGCGGAGACTTACCGGCGAGACCTGCAAAAACTCAAGCAACTGTCGGCACAACTAGGCCTGAGTAAAGTGACAGCGCAGGCCGAGCAACTTGAGCGTGAGATCACTGGCCTGCAGAACCTGCCGCAATCCGCCTCCGATACACGCGAGAACATTCCGCCCTACTCCCTGTGGCTGCCCCAAGTGATCCAACAGCACGATCTGATTAGCACCGCCCTGGCCGAGCTCTATGCCGAGCAGCCCGTCGCAAGTCAGGCGCAGCGGTCCCTGCACAATCTCAGCTGGGACATCGAGCGACTCTCGCTCTCCTATCAGCTCTCGTCCTTTACCCAGCTCGTGGCACAAACCTGGATGCTCGACGACCAGGCCGTAGCGGCACTGGATGACTCGATCCGGCAGCGCTTCTCCGACCTGCCGCAGCAACATGCCGAGCTGACTGACACGCTGTCCAAACTACAAGGTCGTTATCACTTCGTCAGAGGCTACGTCGTCAAACCGGGACAAACCTGGGCCCCCAATGCGGTCGATCGCTACCTCCTTGGCACTGCCCGAGAACTGGATGCAGCGGCAGGCGAGCTCGTGCCATAGGCTGTGAGCGATTAGCCCAGTGTGCAACTCGTCGAAAGCGACGAAAGAGAAGACTCACACACCACAGACAATATCCACTACCTACCCGGCACCCGTTGCCCGGGAACATCTCGTAAATGGAGCCATTGTATGACTCAGAACGTTCTGTTCATTACCGGCGCAGGCAGTGGGCTGGGCCAACTCACCGCCAAGCGCGCATTGGCAGAGGGATGGTCCGTCGCCGCAATGGACATCAATGCTGACGGCCTGGATACGCTGGGTGTCGACTCCTCTCGGCTGCTCAAGCTGGTCGTGGACATCACCGACCCGGCCGCCGTCGCAGACGCAGTGGAACGTTGTGAGCGAGAACTGGGTCCGATCACCCGCCTGACTAATGCCGCGGCGATCATGCCCCTGGGTCTGTTGATGAAACAGCCTCTGGAAACCATCCAGAAGATCATGGCCATCAACTTCGGTGGCATGGTCAACCTTTCGAAGGCCGCACTGCCGAAGATGATCGCGCGCGGCCGTGGCGAGTTCGTCAGCTATGCCTCGATGGCAGGCCACTGGCCGATCATCTACATGGGCGCATACAACGCCGCTAAGCATGCCGTCGCCGCCTATACCGAAGTGCTGTACCACGAAACACGCAATAGCGGGGTTCGCATCGTCTGCGTCTGCCCGCCCATTGTGGCGACGCCATTGCTGAAGCAGGCCAAGTCGACAGTATGGCCGAAGATCTTCGATATCTTTCCTCCGATTACCCCTGAATGCGTGCTCGACAAGATCGAGCGCAGCCTTAAGGGCAAGAAACTGTGGGTCTTCCCCGGCCCAATGACCGCTATGTCCTGGCGGCTGCGACGCTGGCTGCCCGGCATGCTCTGGTGGACAGTGCATCAGGTGGAAAAGATCTAACCTCCCTCTTCCCGAGCGTCCATACGGCGCTCGGGCCCTCGCCAGAATCGTCGGATACGACGATACCCTCCCCGATTGGCATTTCCACAATAACTAGGCGTTTCCGTGGTCAGTCCCACGCCCTCCTGAGGCCTGGCACCCGGCACACCGACAGCGCGCGTCAGCATCGTTGGACCAATAGCCAAACAGGGCCTTACAACAGAGCCGAGGAGTACAGGAAATGTCCGAGACTGCAGGGGTGGAATACCCCGTTCATCCGTTCAAGACACATCGCCGAACTATCAGCGAAACCGATATCGTCAACTTCGTGAACCTCACCGCCTTTCACGAGCCTTACTTTATCGACATGGAATTCCTTAAGGAGAACATGTCCGGGGCTCACCGCAATCGCTTCGCTCCCGGTCCGATGATCATCTCCTACTCCATGGGCTTGGTATCGCCAATCCTGATGAAAGTCGTCGACGAAGTTCTAGAGGGCCACGCTGTAGGCCCGTTCGCCGGCATGACTGGTCTGCAGGCCAGAATTCATGCTGCGGTATTCCCTGGAGATACGCTGCACGTCGAGGGTGAAGCCAAGATCAAGGCCAAGAGCAGCAGTGGCTTCACCATCCTCGACTTGCGCCACGTGACAAAAAACCAACGGGGCGAAACCGTGGTGGAGTTCACCGAAACGGTGCTGTTCCACAAACCCACGTCGGACCAGTGATAAGGAGGGCCAGTCCATGGCCCAGGCCCGGATGGATACTCGTCGAAAACGAGGCAAACCCGTCCGGGCACTAATCACCTACCCAGGAGGGGCGGGATGAGCAGCTTCAAACCACTGTTAGCCAGTGCCCCTAACTTTCGTGATCTGGGCGGATACAAGGCCTCCTGTGGCCGTACCGTGCGGCGCGGATTGCTCTACCGATCCGAAGACTTTTCCAATCTCACGCCAGAAGACGCAGAGCAGCTCCAGAGGCTCGGTATTAGTGTGCTGTGTGACCTGCGCAGCGATCGGGAGCGACGCCTCAACCCGAACAAGTGGCAGGCAGCAGGTGCTCTGAACCTGAATATCTCGGTCGACCTCCGAGCTGGCCATGCAGTCATCACTCAACTCTTGTCTGACACACCGAGCCGCGAACATGCCGAACAGGCCATGCTGGAAACCTATCGCCTTTTCCCGGCCGCGTTCGCTGACCATGTGCCTGATCTGTTCGAGCGCATACTCGGCCAAAAGCAATTGCCCATGGTTTTCCATTGCGCCGCCGGCAAGGATCGCACCGGCTTCATCGCCGCGGTGTTATTGAGCGCCCTAGGAGTTCCAAGGGATACGATCATCACTGACTACCTATTGACTGCCGAGCGCTGGACTGGCGCCCGAAGCGAAGCTGCAATCAGAGCCTACCTGGCTCCGCTGTGCGAGGGAGAACCCAGTATCGAGGTGATACGCACGCTATGCGGGGTAAGCCCACGCTATCTGAACGCTGCGTTCGACGTCATCGATCAGCATTACGACGGCATAGACGGCTATCTCGGATCGGCACGTTTGAACTGTCAAACCAGGCAACGACTTGGCGAACTGCTGCTGGGCTGATAGATCGAGACTGCTTGGTTCTGCTACAGAATCTGTTTGGCACACGGTTCAGATGCTTTATCAAGCATTGCTCTCGCTTTGCACAGAAATGCCAAAGACACCAGGTACTCGCGCACTTGGCGGTATGCCGGTTGGTAGCTTGATTTTGTCTAGGCGGCCCTGAACTGGATTGTCCTTCCTATTCGCCAATCTCGATGGCCCGCCCAAACCGCTAGGCAGTCCGGCCATTCGGTATGGTCTCCACTTCTATACTCAGAACAGCGCTAAATGCTGTGAGGTCTAGCTATGCATGCGCAATGTGCACCTCCCGAGTATCTGGAGCACCTCTATCGGGCAATCCGGACACTTAGTGGATGCAATCGGGCGCTGTTACACGCGACAGATGAACATGCGCTACTCCAGGAGGTTTGCCGGGTGGTGGTCAATGACGCGGGTTACGACCTCGCGTGGATCTACCGCATGGAGCACGACTCGGCCAAGACGATCTCCCCCATTGCACATTCGGAGATTGACGAAACTCGTTTCAACTCGCTCAACATGGCGTGGGCCTCCATCGGGGGCGCCGGAAGCCCGACGGACATCGCAATCCGCACTGGCAAGCCGAGCGTCGCACGCCAAGAGCCGCGCGCCCAGGGCTCGGCGGAATGGCATGAGGACTGGTCCAGTCTCGGAATTACGTCGACCCTGTCGCTCCCACTGCGGGTCGACGGCGGCATTTTTGGCGCTATTGGCATCGGTTCGTCGGAGCCCGATGCCTTTGGTGAAAAGGAAATAGAACTGCTTGGCGAGGCCCTGGACGACATGGCATTCGGCATCCAAGCCCTAAGAACCAAGGCCAAGCACAGACAGGCAGAGCTGGAGATCCAGGGACTCAACCGCGTTCTATCGACACGGGTGGCCGTCAACCATGCGCTAATCCATGCCACGGATGAAATGGTCCTGCTTCAAGAAGTCTGCCGGGTACTGGTAGTAGATTGCGGCTACCGCCTTGCTTGGGTTGGCTATCGACAGGATCAGGAGCCCCTTACCTATACCCCTGTGGCCTATGAGGGGTTTGAAGAGGGTTTCCTCGCGCTCGGCGTTTCTTGGGAGTCCAGTGCCGAAGGTGTGGCCTTCATTCAGAAGATCGACGCATCGCTCCAGACTGGGCAACCGGTGGTTATGCGCGACATCTTGAATGACCCCGAAGCGCCCCTTCGCGAGGAGGCTGGTAAGCGTGGCTATGCCGCCGCAAATTTGGTGCCGCTGTTCGTTGAAGGTGATCTCGTCGGCGTGCTGGCTCTCATGGCCGCCCAAGCTGAGGCATTTGATGCCAAGGAAGTCGCTCTGCTTCTCGCCACTGCCAACGACCTGGGGTTTGGAATCGCCACCCTACGCACCCGCAACCGGGCCGCAATAGCGGAAGCGACGATCAAGCGCATGGCCTACTCCGACGCCCTGACGGGGCTGCCAAACCGAATCCGACTGTGCGAATTGCTGGATGAAGCGATAGCTTCAGCAAGAACAGAGCTACGCGCACTTGGCCTGCTGCAGTTGGAAGTCGGCCGCAGCCGCGATCTCAATGAATCTCTTGGATACCACGAGGCAGACAGGGCGCAACAGGCCATTGCCCGCCGGCTGGAGCAGACAGTGGGGTCAGCGAACACGGTCGCCCGCGTCGGGGAGTGTGAATTTTCCGTGCTGATGCCCAGCGGCGGCGCCGAACAGGCATCCCAGTTGGCGCAGAAGATATTGCTGGCCTTCCATGAGCCGATCGAGCTGGCTGGGCTTTTTCTGGATGCGCGGGCAAATATCGGGATTGCTCTATATCCCGGACATGGGACCGATGCCGAGGCGCTGATCCGCCGAGCCAGCGTAGCTCTCGAGCAAGCCAAACGCACCCACTCCGAGTTTGCCGTGTTCAAAGGAGGACTGGATCAGGAATGTGCTCAGCGGGTCGCACTGATGGGCGACTTGCGCCGGGCAATCCCGGGCAATGAAATGCGGCTGTACTACCAACCCAAGCTGCAGATCGCCACCCACACAGTATGTGGATCCGAAGCATTGGTACGTTGGGAGCATCCGCTGCATGGGTTGCTTCCCCCTGATCAGTTCATCAAGTTGGCGGAAAGTAGCAGGCTGATCACCCCGCTCACTTACTGGGTGCTGGATACGGCCCTAAGTCAGTGCTATGCCTGGCACGAAGAGGGAATAGAGTGGCCCGTGTCGGTCAACCTCTCCGCGCAAGACCTGCACGATCCCAAGCTGCTTGAACGGATCAGTGGCTCCTTCACGACGTGGGGTGTACAACCCAACTGGATCGAATTCGAACTGACCGAAAGCGCCCTGATGGAAGACCCGAAGACCGCTATGGAGCTGCTGGCACAGCTCAAGGGCCTCGACGCGCAACTCGCCATTGACGACTTTGGCACCGGCTATTCATCGCTTTCCTACCTGCAGCGGCTTCCCGTGGACACCCTCAAGATCGACCAATCCTTTGTTTCCCGCATGACCCAGGACGAGGGCTCAGCCAAGATCGTGCACTCCATCATCGAGCTCGCACACAACTTGGACCTCTCAGTGGTAGCCGAAGGTGTCGAGGATTTAGAAACCCTGGACAGGCTGGGTACCTTTGGCTGTGACATAGCCCAAGGCTACAGCATTAGCCGGCCGCTCTCCGCGAAGCAGTTCCGAGAGTGGGAGGTCCGCTCTGCCGGGCACTAAAGACGCGGGAGTGTCTCGAGGAACAGTTGGTCGACGCAATGCTCGTATTCCCGGCCGCCAGAGTTTGAGTCAGCTGACAAGTTAACCGATACTGGTGGGCCAAATGAGACAAGGCATTTAAATTTGACTTTATTGGACGCCACAATTGCCCTCTTGCTCGCCGCTCAGATCTACTGCTCGGATAAAGCCATCAAGGCCACCGCCAAACGCTGTGCTAAACGTCTTCCCCGCAGCAAACGAGATTTGATGTTCTCCATCATCGACAGCGCCGAACCACTCAAGCTTGTCAGGTACATAGCAGAGAATTTGGACTGATGGATTGGAGGGTCGAGGTACCCTCGTAACTCGATCAAGGGCAATGGCATCCGCCAAAGTAATTGCAGACGATATCGGTCAACTGTGGTGTTTATTTGCATCACGCTAAGGAGAACGCAATGAGCAAACTGGCTGAATTTAAACGCCTGGAAGCCCAGCTGGCAGAACAACTAGCAGCCCTAGACAGCCTCAAGAACGATACGGAACTCAAGCGCGAAATTGAGTTTGAATCCAAACTCAAAGCCCTTCTGAATGAATATGGCCTTGGGCTAAAGGCAGTAATCAATATCCTTGATCCAGGTCGCACGCGCACTCCACTGCCTGCTCAAAAAGGCCAACGGCGCGAGCGCACTGTTAAGGTTTACAAGAATCCACACACCAATGAAGTGGTCGAGACTAAGGGTGGCAACAACAAGATTCTGAACGCTTGGAAAGCCGAGTATGGGGCCGCAGCAGTAAAATCTTGGGTCGAGTGAGGCGGCTTAGGTTCGGTACGAATAGTCGATGTAGGTAGAATCGCCGCCGTGATTAACTGGAGGCCCACATGGCAAGGCGCTATGCCCCCCGATGCGGCCTCGGAATAGATCCAGGATCG comes from the Pseudomonas sp. TCU-HL1 genome and includes:
- a CDS encoding histone-like nucleoid-structuring protein, MvaT/MvaU family, with amino-acid sequence MSKLAEFKRLEAQLAEQLAALDSLKNDTELKREIEFESKLKALLNEYGLGLKAVINILDPGRTRTPLPAQKGQRRERTVKVYKNPHTNEVVETKGGNNKILNAWKAEYGAAAVKSWVE
- a CDS encoding MaoC family dehydratase, encoding MSETAGVEYPVHPFKTHRRTISETDIVNFVNLTAFHEPYFIDMEFLKENMSGAHRNRFAPGPMIISYSMGLVSPILMKVVDEVLEGHAVGPFAGMTGLQARIHAAVFPGDTLHVEGEAKIKAKSSSGFTILDLRHVTKNQRGETVVEFTETVLFHKPTSDQ
- a CDS encoding tyrosine-protein phosphatase, which gives rise to MSSFKPLLASAPNFRDLGGYKASCGRTVRRGLLYRSEDFSNLTPEDAEQLQRLGISVLCDLRSDRERRLNPNKWQAAGALNLNISVDLRAGHAVITQLLSDTPSREHAEQAMLETYRLFPAAFADHVPDLFERILGQKQLPMVFHCAAGKDRTGFIAAVLLSALGVPRDTIITDYLLTAERWTGARSEAAIRAYLAPLCEGEPSIEVIRTLCGVSPRYLNAAFDVIDQHYDGIDGYLGSARLNCQTRQRLGELLLG
- a CDS encoding bifunctional diguanylate cyclase/phosphodiesterase, translating into MHAQCAPPEYLEHLYRAIRTLSGCNRALLHATDEHALLQEVCRVVVNDAGYDLAWIYRMEHDSAKTISPIAHSEIDETRFNSLNMAWASIGGAGSPTDIAIRTGKPSVARQEPRAQGSAEWHEDWSSLGITSTLSLPLRVDGGIFGAIGIGSSEPDAFGEKEIELLGEALDDMAFGIQALRTKAKHRQAELEIQGLNRVLSTRVAVNHALIHATDEMVLLQEVCRVLVVDCGYRLAWVGYRQDQEPLTYTPVAYEGFEEGFLALGVSWESSAEGVAFIQKIDASLQTGQPVVMRDILNDPEAPLREEAGKRGYAAANLVPLFVEGDLVGVLALMAAQAEAFDAKEVALLLATANDLGFGIATLRTRNRAAIAEATIKRMAYSDALTGLPNRIRLCELLDEAIASARTELRALGLLQLEVGRSRDLNESLGYHEADRAQQAIARRLEQTVGSANTVARVGECEFSVLMPSGGAEQASQLAQKILLAFHEPIELAGLFLDARANIGIALYPGHGTDAEALIRRASVALEQAKRTHSEFAVFKGGLDQECAQRVALMGDLRRAIPGNEMRLYYQPKLQIATHTVCGSEALVRWEHPLHGLLPPDQFIKLAESSRLITPLTYWVLDTALSQCYAWHEEGIEWPVSVNLSAQDLHDPKLLERISGSFTTWGVQPNWIEFELTESALMEDPKTAMELLAQLKGLDAQLAIDDFGTGYSSLSYLQRLPVDTLKIDQSFVSRMTQDEGSAKIVHSIIELAHNLDLSVVAEGVEDLETLDRLGTFGCDIAQGYSISRPLSAKQFREWEVRSAGH
- a CDS encoding SDR family NAD(P)-dependent oxidoreductase: MTQNVLFITGAGSGLGQLTAKRALAEGWSVAAMDINADGLDTLGVDSSRLLKLVVDITDPAAVADAVERCERELGPITRLTNAAAIMPLGLLMKQPLETIQKIMAINFGGMVNLSKAALPKMIARGRGEFVSYASMAGHWPIIYMGAYNAAKHAVAAYTEVLYHETRNSGVRIVCVCPPIVATPLLKQAKSTVWPKIFDIFPPITPECVLDKIERSLKGKKLWVFPGPMTAMSWRLRRWLPGMLWWTVHQVEKI